A portion of the Streptomyces erythrochromogenes genome contains these proteins:
- a CDS encoding sensor histidine kinase produces MRLRTLLIWLAVVPTVAMGTQVTVSAQRLLEQSAQLRADVEAAERVGAPLYTLMVDMQAERTATASLWAGTAGSEGELRVRRAATDSAAAEFRVLADDPSRSFTEVTRQLEKLAAYRQRADTRSGAADSTLAYYSEVIGKVIQVYQQEFSHAEDAELAQASRPVVSMLQATEMVAREDTVLALAGPSGELSFVGYDQFVSSLGAQRYLHEALIVPHLTARDERFYERVVGSEDWQEKTRIENAVLSGHKDTVSGIKLPGEVSGWSSAHANFSVQMTTLNIDLARSVLARGEAKAAELQAEVAWLIAGSGGGLLAVVVVVVFTTRSVLRRLHDLHERTVTVAEQTLPDVVARLQRGQTVDPEALPAVSGDRDEVGRISDAFARAVAVSVDGHRRLAAERHGFGLFASGIASRTGNLVSRQLSLTEDLQDTFGHDEALLAQLMRSDQLTVGMRRQIENLLILAGGEVPDPHTEPMRVADLLREAAAEVEDFRRIERQALDETSVEPSAISQISHLLAELLDNATRFSPPKSKVVIRAELVADGLSVEIEDRGPRVTPERYEEMNGRLHQAPPYSVLAQNAHRLGLFVVGHLADQLGATVTLRRSVYGGTCAVVVLPAELLLPSEGETPREPARREPAHREPALVGAVSAPAAAPAAEAAPAPAPAEEHEPEHVPEPEPEPEPVAHTSAGLPSRRTKTPRHAPATALAARPAPAAALARPALPERVPQTHIADELRAPHAPESQVPQDTATPEEVADAWADYEQGTQTVEEELRRDQP; encoded by the coding sequence GTGCGCCTGCGCACCCTCCTCATCTGGCTGGCAGTGGTCCCCACCGTGGCGATGGGCACCCAAGTCACGGTGTCCGCGCAACGGTTGCTGGAGCAGTCGGCCCAACTGCGGGCCGACGTGGAGGCCGCCGAGCGGGTCGGAGCCCCGCTCTACACGCTGATGGTCGACATGCAGGCGGAGCGGACGGCGACCGCCTCCCTGTGGGCGGGCACCGCCGGGTCCGAGGGCGAACTGCGCGTACGGCGCGCCGCCACGGACTCCGCCGCCGCCGAGTTCCGCGTGCTCGCCGACGATCCCTCGCGGTCCTTCACGGAAGTGACCCGGCAGCTCGAAAAACTGGCCGCCTACCGCCAGCGCGCGGACACCCGCAGCGGCGCCGCCGACAGCACCCTCGCCTACTACTCCGAGGTCATCGGCAAGGTCATCCAGGTCTACCAGCAGGAGTTCAGCCACGCGGAGGACGCCGAACTCGCCCAGGCGAGCCGCCCCGTGGTCTCGATGCTCCAGGCCACCGAGATGGTCGCGCGCGAGGACACCGTCCTGGCCCTCGCCGGGCCGTCCGGAGAGCTGAGCTTCGTCGGCTACGACCAGTTCGTCAGCTCCCTGGGAGCCCAGCGCTACCTGCACGAAGCCCTGATCGTGCCGCACCTGACGGCGCGGGACGAGCGGTTCTACGAGCGGGTCGTCGGCTCCGAGGACTGGCAGGAGAAGACGCGCATCGAGAACGCGGTCCTCTCCGGGCACAAGGACACCGTCTCGGGCATCAAACTCCCCGGCGAGGTGAGCGGCTGGTCGTCCGCGCACGCCAACTTCTCCGTGCAGATGACCACGCTCAACATCGACCTGGCGCGTTCGGTGCTCGCCCGCGGCGAGGCCAAGGCCGCGGAGCTGCAGGCCGAGGTCGCCTGGCTGATAGCCGGCAGCGGCGGCGGGCTGCTGGCCGTCGTCGTCGTGGTCGTGTTCACGACCCGGTCGGTCCTCCGCCGCCTGCACGACCTGCACGAACGCACGGTGACCGTGGCCGAGCAGACCCTCCCGGACGTCGTCGCCCGGCTCCAGCGCGGACAGACCGTGGACCCGGAGGCCCTGCCGGCCGTGAGCGGGGACCGGGACGAGGTCGGCCGCATCAGCGACGCGTTCGCCCGGGCCGTCGCCGTGTCGGTGGACGGCCACCGCCGGCTCGCCGCCGAGCGCCACGGGTTCGGCCTGTTCGCCTCGGGCATCGCCTCGCGCACCGGAAACCTCGTGAGCCGCCAGCTGAGCCTCACCGAGGACCTCCAGGACACCTTCGGCCACGACGAGGCCCTGCTCGCCCAGCTGATGCGGTCCGACCAGCTGACGGTCGGCATGCGGCGGCAGATCGAGAACCTCCTGATCCTGGCGGGCGGCGAGGTCCCCGACCCGCACACCGAGCCCATGCGCGTCGCCGACCTGCTGCGCGAAGCCGCCGCGGAGGTCGAGGACTTCCGGCGCATCGAGCGGCAGGCCCTGGACGAGACCAGCGTGGAGCCGAGCGCCATCAGCCAGATCAGCCACCTGCTGGCCGAGCTGCTGGACAACGCCACCCGGTTCTCCCCGCCGAAGTCCAAGGTGGTCATCCGCGCCGAACTGGTCGCGGACGGCCTGTCGGTCGAGATCGAGGACCGCGGCCCGAGGGTCACCCCCGAGCGGTACGAGGAGATGAACGGGCGCCTGCACCAGGCTCCGCCGTACTCCGTCCTCGCGCAGAACGCCCACCGGCTCGGCCTGTTCGTCGTGGGCCACCTCGCCGACCAGCTCGGCGCCACGGTCACCCTGCGCCGCTCGGTGTACGGGGGCACCTGCGCCGTGGTGGTCCTGCCCGCGGAACTGCTGCTGCCGAGCGAGGGGGAGACCCCGCGCGAGCCCGCCCGCCGCGAGCCAGCCCACCGCGAACCCGCGCTCGTGGGCGCGGTATCGGCCCCGGCCGCGGCCCCTGCCGCCGAGGCCGCTCCCGCCCCCGCTCCCGCCGAGGAGCACGAGCCCGAGCACGTGCCGGAGCCGGAGCCGGAGCCGGAGCCGGTGGCGCACACGAGCGCCGGACTGCCCAGCCGCCGTACCAAGACGCCCCGGCACGCGCCCGCCACCGCACTCGCGGCCCGGCCGGCCCCGGCGGCCGCCCTCGCGCGGCCGGCCCTCCCCGAGCGGGTCCCGCAGACCCACATAGCCGACGAACTGCGCGCGCCCCACGCGCCGGAATCACAGGTCCCCCAGGACACCGCGACACCCGAAGAGGTCGCCGACGCCTGGGCGGACTACGAACAGGGGACCCAGACAGTGGAAGAAGAGCTCCGACGGGATCAGCCATGA